In one uncultured Methanoregula sp. genomic region, the following are encoded:
- a CDS encoding argininosuccinate synthase: MGKGTIVLAYSGGLDTSICIPLLKERYDYDRVVTVAVNVGQRDEEIDVATKKGEKLADKHYTIDVREKFVKEHIFPAIRANGSYEGYPMGTSLARPLIAEEVVSIARKERAKAIGHGCTGKGNDQLRFDFIIRSAGLEVVAPIRELNLTRDWEIEYAKKHKIPVPVRKDKPWSMDENCWSRSIEGGKLEDPAFYPPEEIFLWTVSPEKAPNKPEKITLGFKAGIPVSLNGKKLGGYELIQKLNSLAGGHGIGRNDMIEDRILGLKARENYEHPAATVILTAHRDLESLTLTRQELVFKRMVDDKWSELAYEGLVYEPLYTALNAFINTTQERVNGTVDLELYKGSVRVLGRSSPDALYSNDLVSFDSTSIDQCHAIGVSQYFGIQARLVRQMQKKKK; the protein is encoded by the coding sequence ATGGGAAAAGGCACTATTGTTCTTGCATATTCCGGGGGACTTGATACCTCCATCTGCATTCCTTTACTGAAAGAGCGGTACGATTATGACCGCGTTGTTACGGTGGCAGTCAACGTTGGCCAGCGTGACGAAGAGATCGATGTTGCAACAAAGAAAGGCGAGAAACTCGCCGACAAGCATTACACGATAGATGTCCGGGAAAAGTTTGTCAAAGAGCATATATTCCCCGCGATCCGGGCAAACGGATCCTACGAGGGTTACCCCATGGGAACGTCCCTTGCCCGGCCCCTGATTGCCGAAGAAGTTGTCAGTATTGCCCGGAAGGAACGCGCAAAGGCGATCGGCCATGGATGTACCGGGAAAGGCAATGACCAGCTCCGGTTCGATTTTATCATCCGCAGCGCAGGTCTTGAAGTAGTAGCCCCCATACGGGAGCTCAACCTTACCCGCGACTGGGAGATCGAATATGCAAAAAAGCACAAGATCCCGGTTCCGGTCAGGAAAGACAAACCCTGGAGCATGGATGAGAACTGCTGGAGCCGGAGTATCGAAGGAGGAAAACTGGAAGACCCGGCATTTTATCCTCCTGAAGAGATCTTCCTCTGGACCGTATCCCCCGAGAAGGCACCAAATAAGCCCGAAAAAATCACTCTCGGGTTCAAGGCCGGGATCCCGGTCTCGCTCAACGGGAAAAAACTTGGCGGGTACGAGCTCATCCAGAAGCTCAACAGCCTTGCCGGCGGCCACGGCATCGGGCGCAATGACATGATAGAGGATCGTATCCTCGGGCTCAAGGCAAGGGAGAACTATGAGCACCCGGCAGCAACCGTCATCCTGACCGCCCACCGCGACCTTGAGAGCCTGACCCTCACCCGGCAGGAACTGGTCTTCAAGCGGATGGTTGACGACAAGTGGTCGGAACTGGCCTACGAGGGTCTCGTCTACGAACCGCTCTATACTGCCCTGAATGCATTCATCAACACCACCCAGGAGCGGGTAAACGGCACGGTGGATCTCGAACTCTACAAGGGAAGTGTCCGCGTCCTTGGCAGGAGCTCGCCGGATGCTCTTTATTCAAACGATCTCGTCTCCTTTGACAGTACTTCCATCGACCAGTGCCACGCTATCGGGGTCTCCCAGTATTTCGGTATCCAGGCCCGGCTCGTCCGGCAGATGCAGAAAAAGAAGAAATAA
- the carB gene encoding carbamoyl-phosphate synthase large subunit, which translates to MPRRTDIKSVLLIGSGPIQIGQAAEFDFSGSQACRSLREEGIKVILVNSNPATIMTDPEMADVIYIEPLRADIIAKIIEKEKPDGILSGMGGQTGLNLTAELAEMGALKGVEILGTPLEAIYKGEDRQKFRDLMREIGEPVPKSIILNSLSQVDDAIREIGLPAVVRPAYTLGGAGGGIGKTREELIRIIELGLSRSRIHQVLIEESVMGWKEIEFEVMRDSSDTCIIVCGMENVDPMGIHTGESVVVAPILTLRDDEFQMMRSAAIHIIRSLDVQGGCNVQFAFLDGDYRVIEVNPRVSRSSALASKATGYPIARVASKIAIGLRLDEITNTVTGCTPASFEPTIDYIVVKVPRWPFDKFKGADRTLSTSMKSTGEVMAIGRTLEEAFMKAKRSLDTDVLTHTSPSEIRMILSRPTDERFHCLFDAFRLGFTLEEIANLTSITPFFLEKIKNIVEMEKELALRCDATTVPAAKKQGFSNAEIEKLTGKSQDEIEKLAGLPSYKMVDTCAAEFPASTPYFYSTYEQACEIIPSDRQKVLILGSGPIRIGQGIEFDYCTVHAVQALREEGVEVHIVNNNPETVSTDFDTSDRLFFEPMQLEDVVNILRKDHYYGVMVQFGGQNAVNLAVPIEKELKRLNLSTRILGTSPDSMDIAEDRDRFSVLLKKLDIPCPANTSAYSESEAKAKAAQIGYPVLVRPSYVLGGRAMEIVHDERELETYMKEAVRVSRNHPVLIDSYLQNAVELDIDAVCDGEEVLIGGIMEHIEQAGIHSGDSACVIPTQSLPPQIIDTVRVYTRKLALGLGVIGLVNLQMAVKDNVVYILEANPRASRTVPFVSKATGIPVAKIAAKVMVGKKLRDLGYKEREIRHVAVKEVLLPFNKLSGVDTMLGPEMKSTGEVMGIDYDFGLAFYKACISADNELPLKGNIFMSVNMEQKDEVIPIARQLRDLGLILYGTEGTVDYLHEAGIEANLVRKVQEGSPNVLDMMRHGEIRLIINTPQDKQSRQDHYQIMRAAVDFCIPYITTLQAARAAALAIDAIKREKVTLEPLSHYLK; encoded by the coding sequence ATGCCCCGGCGGACTGACATCAAATCCGTCCTTCTTATAGGATCCGGGCCCATCCAGATCGGCCAGGCCGCAGAGTTCGATTTCTCTGGCTCACAGGCATGCAGGTCCCTCCGGGAAGAGGGGATAAAAGTCATCCTCGTCAACTCCAATCCCGCAACGATCATGACCGACCCGGAGATGGCGGACGTCATCTATATCGAGCCGCTCAGGGCCGATATCATTGCAAAGATCATCGAGAAGGAGAAGCCGGACGGGATCCTCTCCGGCATGGGTGGCCAGACCGGGCTGAACCTTACGGCCGAGCTGGCCGAGATGGGGGCCCTCAAGGGGGTGGAGATCCTGGGAACTCCGCTTGAAGCCATCTACAAGGGAGAGGACCGCCAGAAATTCCGTGACCTGATGAGGGAGATAGGCGAGCCGGTCCCGAAGAGTATCATTCTCAATTCCTTAAGCCAGGTGGACGATGCGATCCGGGAGATCGGGCTTCCCGCAGTCGTACGCCCTGCCTACACGCTGGGTGGGGCGGGTGGCGGGATCGGGAAAACCCGCGAGGAACTGATCCGGATCATCGAGCTGGGCCTTTCCCGCTCCCGTATCCACCAGGTCCTCATAGAAGAGAGCGTTATGGGATGGAAGGAGATCGAGTTCGAGGTGATGCGGGACTCGTCCGATACCTGCATCATTGTCTGTGGTATGGAGAATGTCGACCCGATGGGCATCCATACCGGGGAGAGCGTTGTCGTTGCCCCGATTCTCACCCTCCGGGATGATGAGTTCCAGATGATGCGCAGTGCCGCGATTCACATCATCCGCTCGCTCGATGTCCAGGGTGGCTGTAATGTCCAGTTCGCGTTCCTTGACGGGGACTACCGTGTCATCGAAGTGAATCCCCGGGTTTCCCGCTCATCCGCGCTCGCGTCAAAGGCCACGGGCTACCCGATTGCCCGGGTGGCTTCCAAGATCGCCATCGGCCTGCGGCTCGACGAGATCACCAATACGGTGACCGGCTGTACTCCGGCATCTTTCGAGCCCACCATCGATTATATCGTAGTCAAGGTCCCCCGCTGGCCGTTTGACAAGTTCAAGGGCGCAGACAGGACGCTCTCAACCTCCATGAAGAGTACCGGGGAGGTCATGGCGATCGGCAGGACTCTCGAAGAAGCTTTTATGAAAGCCAAGCGGTCGCTGGACACCGATGTACTGACGCATACCAGCCCCAGCGAGATCCGCATGATCCTGTCCCGGCCCACCGATGAGCGGTTCCATTGCCTGTTCGACGCGTTCCGGCTTGGTTTCACTCTCGAGGAGATTGCAAATCTCACTTCCATCACGCCATTCTTCCTCGAAAAGATAAAAAATATCGTGGAAATGGAAAAAGAGCTCGCGCTCCGTTGCGATGCCACGACCGTACCTGCCGCAAAGAAACAGGGTTTCTCAAATGCTGAAATAGAAAAACTGACCGGCAAATCGCAGGACGAGATCGAGAAACTGGCAGGCCTGCCATCCTACAAGATGGTCGACACCTGTGCTGCGGAATTCCCGGCAAGCACCCCGTATTTCTACTCAACCTACGAGCAGGCCTGTGAGATCATACCAAGCGACCGGCAGAAAGTGCTCATCCTCGGGTCCGGACCCATCAGGATCGGCCAGGGGATTGAATTCGACTACTGTACGGTTCACGCGGTCCAGGCCTTGAGAGAGGAAGGCGTGGAGGTCCACATCGTCAACAATAACCCGGAGACGGTCTCTACGGATTTCGATACATCCGACCGGCTTTTCTTCGAGCCCATGCAGCTCGAGGATGTCGTGAACATCCTCAGGAAAGATCATTATTACGGGGTCATGGTCCAGTTCGGGGGACAGAACGCGGTCAACCTCGCGGTTCCCATAGAAAAGGAACTCAAACGACTGAACCTTTCCACCCGCATCCTTGGGACAAGTCCCGATTCCATGGATATTGCCGAGGACCGGGACCGGTTCAGTGTACTCCTGAAAAAACTCGACATTCCCTGCCCTGCAAACACCTCTGCCTATTCAGAGTCCGAGGCGAAAGCAAAAGCAGCGCAGATCGGCTACCCGGTTCTCGTGCGGCCCAGTTACGTGCTTGGCGGGCGGGCAATGGAGATCGTTCATGACGAGCGCGAACTCGAGACCTACATGAAAGAGGCAGTACGGGTCAGCAGGAACCACCCGGTACTGATCGACTCATATCTCCAGAATGCCGTTGAGCTCGACATTGATGCGGTCTGTGATGGCGAGGAGGTCCTCATCGGGGGCATCATGGAGCATATCGAGCAGGCCGGCATCCATTCAGGAGATTCGGCCTGTGTCATCCCCACCCAGTCCCTTCCCCCGCAGATCATCGATACGGTCCGGGTATATACCCGGAAACTTGCCCTGGGGCTCGGCGTAATAGGCCTCGTCAACCTCCAGATGGCCGTCAAGGATAATGTGGTTTATATTCTCGAAGCCAATCCCCGGGCGAGCCGCACCGTTCCATTCGTTTCAAAAGCAACCGGAATCCCCGTGGCAAAAATTGCTGCAAAGGTCATGGTCGGGAAGAAATTGCGCGACCTCGGGTACAAGGAGCGCGAGATTCGGCATGTTGCTGTCAAAGAAGTACTGCTTCCCTTCAACAAACTCAGCGGTGTCGACACCATGCTCGGCCCCGAGATGAAGAGTACCGGGGAGGTCATGGGGATCGATTACGATTTCGGGCTTGCATTCTACAAGGCCTGCATATCCGCAGACAATGAACTCCCGCTCAAGGGCAATATTTTCATGTCGGTGAACATGGAGCAGAAAGATGAAGTGATCCCGATTGCCCGCCAGCTCCGCGACCTCGGCCTTATCCTGTACGGCACTGAAGGAACCGTGGATTACCTGCACGAGGCCGGCATAGAGGCAAACCTGGTCCGGAAAGTCCAGGAAGGGTCCCCGAACGTGCTCGACATGATGCGGCACGGGGAGATCCGTCTCATCATCAATACCCCCCAGGACAAACAGTCCCGGCAGGATCACTACCAGATCATGCGTGCGGCAGTAGACTTCTGCATACCCTATATTACTACATTACAAGCGGCGCGGGCAGCGGCGCTTGCAATTGACGCAATAAAACGCGAGAAAGTAACCCTTGAACCCCTCAGCCATTACCTGAAGTAA
- the carA gene encoding glutamine-hydrolyzing carbamoyl-phosphate synthase small subunit: MKAVLGLEDGQYVVGEGFGVEGECAGELVFNTQMTGYMESLTDPSYFGQILMFTFPLIGNYGVDLQNFQNRKVCALGCITKEICEKPAAQPSIRSYFEENNLLGLSGIDTRALTIKLRVHGTMRAALIVGSDDGEAAVRLARKTPAITDIIPIPEVSCKEPYHIPGSGKRIAVIDLGIKKNMITSLQKRGGDLHIFPYNTTADKILACKPDALFVSNGPGDPKQATDAIRCIRELLGQLPIFGICMGNQVSALALGGNTYKLRFGHRGANQPVRYKDGRIFITTQNHGFAVDAGSLPEGSKVTYTNVNDGTVEGFENEDLSLTTVQFHPEAHGGPRDTEAHFFDALFRRIA; this comes from the coding sequence ATGAAGGCGGTTCTGGGTCTTGAAGACGGTCAATACGTAGTTGGGGAGGGATTTGGTGTCGAGGGGGAATGTGCCGGCGAACTCGTATTCAATACGCAGATGACCGGCTACATGGAGTCCCTGACGGATCCGAGTTATTTCGGCCAGATCCTGATGTTCACGTTCCCGCTTATCGGGAACTATGGTGTCGATCTGCAGAATTTCCAGAACAGGAAAGTCTGCGCCCTTGGATGTATTACAAAAGAGATCTGCGAGAAACCCGCTGCCCAGCCGTCAATCAGATCCTACTTTGAAGAGAACAACCTCCTTGGCCTCTCCGGTATCGACACCCGTGCCCTGACCATAAAGCTGCGTGTTCACGGGACGATGCGGGCAGCCCTCATTGTCGGGAGTGACGATGGGGAAGCCGCGGTCAGACTCGCACGAAAAACCCCTGCCATCACCGATATCATCCCCATCCCGGAAGTCTCCTGCAAAGAACCGTACCATATCCCGGGAAGCGGGAAACGGATTGCCGTGATCGACCTCGGGATCAAGAAGAACATGATAACAAGCCTCCAAAAACGCGGGGGCGACCTGCACATTTTCCCCTACAATACCACCGCAGACAAGATTCTTGCCTGCAAACCCGATGCCCTCTTTGTCAGCAACGGTCCCGGGGATCCCAAACAGGCAACCGATGCAATCCGGTGCATCCGGGAACTGCTCGGGCAGCTGCCGATCTTCGGTATCTGCATGGGCAACCAGGTTTCAGCACTCGCGCTGGGCGGTAACACGTACAAGCTCAGGTTCGGGCACCGCGGGGCAAACCAGCCGGTCCGGTACAAAGACGGGAGAATTTTCATCACCACCCAGAACCACGGCTTTGCTGTTGATGCCGGATCCCTGCCGGAAGGATCGAAGGTCACGTACACCAATGTCAATGACGGGACCGTTGAGGGGTTCGAGAATGAGGATCTCTCTCTCACAACCGTCCAGTTCCACCCGGAAGCCCATGGGGGACCCCGCGATACGGAAGCGCATTTCTTTGATGCCCTTTTCAGGAGGATTGCATAA
- a CDS encoding ferritin-like domain-containing protein — MGTLGRKIVDTDVKDLTNLLNKAFSDEWLAYYQYWIGSKIVKGPNKEAVIAELTLHATEELAHATLLTTRIIQLGGTPVTNPQQWFKLTNCGYEAPDDPFIVKVLEQNIKGEQCAIKTYNALLKKTRDKDPVTYNMLLTILSQEVEHEEDLQALLEDVEIIMKNK; from the coding sequence ATGGGAACATTAGGACGAAAAATTGTTGATACGGATGTCAAGGATCTCACAAACCTGCTCAACAAGGCATTTTCCGATGAATGGCTTGCCTATTACCAGTACTGGATCGGGTCGAAAATTGTCAAGGGACCCAACAAAGAAGCGGTTATTGCCGAGCTGACGCTCCACGCAACCGAGGAGCTTGCGCATGCAACCCTTCTCACAACAAGGATTATCCAGCTGGGCGGGACGCCGGTCACCAACCCCCAGCAGTGGTTCAAGCTGACCAACTGCGGGTATGAGGCTCCCGACGACCCGTTCATCGTAAAAGTCCTTGAGCAGAACATCAAGGGCGAGCAGTGCGCAATCAAAACCTATAACGCACTCCTGAAAAAGACCCGGGACAAGGATCCGGTCACGTATAATATGCTCCTCACGATCCTCTCGCAGGAAGTGGAGCACGAAGAGGATCTCCAGGCCCTCCTTGAGGATGTCGAGATCATCATGAAGAACAAGTGA
- a CDS encoding glutaredoxin family protein: protein MAVEHVNGKNTGNVMLYALSTCGWCGKTKDLLRQLGIEFSFVYVDLLEGDEQNNAMDAVEKWNPSGSFPTLVINDKKSIVGFREQEIREAFAA from the coding sequence ATGGCTGTCGAACATGTGAACGGGAAAAACACGGGTAACGTCATGTTGTACGCTCTCTCCACCTGCGGGTGGTGCGGTAAGACAAAAGATCTGCTGCGGCAGCTCGGCATTGAATTCAGTTTTGTGTATGTCGACCTGCTTGAGGGCGATGAGCAGAACAATGCAATGGATGCCGTTGAGAAATGGAACCCGAGCGGTTCGTTCCCGACGCTCGTCATCAATGACAAAAAATCCATTGTCGGTTTCCGCGAACAGGAAATCCGGGAGGCTTTTGCTGCATGA
- a CDS encoding ferredoxin-thioredoxin reductase catalytic domain-containing protein has translation MIMPGTSDRELERVYLSLKKEAEGGGYRFNPDPEFTKNLISGLLKNEQRYGYRACPCRLATGRKEDDLDIICPCDYRDPDIDAFGACYCALYVNDAISHGVKQAAPVPERRPPRSERKKKAVEKTVSVAPATGFSLPVWRCRVCGYLCAREQPPDICPICKVKKDRFERFA, from the coding sequence ATGATTATGCCCGGTACCAGTGACCGTGAACTTGAACGTGTTTACCTCTCACTCAAAAAAGAGGCCGAGGGAGGCGGGTACCGCTTCAATCCCGACCCGGAATTTACGAAGAACCTTATTTCGGGTCTCTTAAAAAACGAACAGCGGTACGGGTACCGGGCATGTCCCTGCCGTCTGGCTACCGGCAGGAAGGAGGATGACCTAGATATCATCTGTCCCTGCGATTACCGGGATCCCGATATCGATGCATTTGGTGCCTGCTATTGCGCCCTCTATGTCAATGACGCGATCTCGCACGGGGTAAAACAGGCAGCACCGGTGCCCGAACGGCGCCCTCCCCGTTCAGAACGAAAAAAGAAGGCGGTAGAAAAGACGGTATCTGTTGCTCCTGCAACGGGTTTTTCCCTGCCGGTCTGGCGTTGCAGGGTGTGCGGGTATCTCTGTGCCCGCGAGCAGCCGCCGGACATCTGCCCGATCTGCAAAGTTAAAAAGGACCGCTTCGAGCGGTTCGCATAA
- a CDS encoding proton-conducting transporter membrane subunit, whose protein sequence is MGPELFIIAVLLLLLGIVIPLATAGKDRRAARTASLLCTIAASILLAILSLFVLITTQGFSWTAYQPSGFFSIAFAIDRLAAFFILIIAVVSLCVAVYSGEYIEHLDGGSRRNLLCGCMNLFILSMVLVVASSNTISFLFFWELMAASSFFLVMYEYTIPETRKAGIFYFVMTQLSTLFVLLGIIILSAGTGSFALTLAQSPAPLLITAAFICLFLGFSIKAGIIPFHKWLPYAHPASPSPISALMSGVMLKIAVYGLIRFLLYVFTPDLWWGLLILAAGTASAVLGIIYALKEHDIKAMLAYSSIENIGIIFIGIGLSVVLTSVNQPLLAEISLLGALFHALNHALFKSLLFLTSGSVVHATHTRDIEHMGGLSHVMPWTSALFFVGAAAMAALPPLNGFASEILIYISFFSSVSTVDPPLLNPLLKVVMFICLSLFALTSALSAACSVKAFGSIFLAMPRSEESRKAREVPALMLIGPAILAAACIFLGLFALQLFGLVGLPVPEPDMLIIGLLLIVMTGLTYLVLHVTASREVRVSETWGCGTLSQQPSTEYSGHGFSEPIDIIFSAIYRTRLKNERTFFDEKNTIFREGTAEIRLLKVFEEYLYLPVSRASMRAATAISRFQNGCLDTYLLYVFFAVIAIIVYLGWFA, encoded by the coding sequence ATGGGCCCTGAACTGTTTATCATCGCAGTCCTGCTCCTCCTGCTCGGGATAGTCATCCCGCTCGCAACAGCCGGAAAGGATCGCCGGGCTGCACGGACCGCTTCACTCCTATGCACGATCGCCGCTTCCATACTTCTTGCAATCCTCTCGCTCTTTGTCCTCATCACCACCCAGGGATTCTCCTGGACCGCCTACCAGCCATCCGGGTTCTTCTCCATTGCGTTTGCAATCGATCGCCTTGCTGCGTTTTTCATTCTCATCATCGCGGTCGTATCCCTTTGTGTTGCGGTGTATTCGGGTGAATATATCGAACACCTTGACGGCGGGTCACGCAGGAACCTGCTCTGTGGCTGCATGAATCTCTTCATCCTTTCCATGGTGCTGGTTGTTGCATCGTCAAACACCATCTCGTTCCTGTTCTTCTGGGAACTGATGGCTGCAAGCTCCTTCTTCCTGGTCATGTACGAGTATACGATTCCGGAAACGCGAAAAGCGGGTATTTTTTACTTTGTAATGACCCAGCTCTCGACGCTCTTCGTGCTTCTTGGGATCATCATCCTCTCTGCCGGGACCGGTTCGTTTGCACTCACCCTTGCGCAGTCACCCGCCCCGCTCCTTATCACCGCAGCCTTCATCTGCCTTTTCCTGGGTTTCTCGATCAAGGCCGGCATCATCCCGTTCCACAAATGGCTTCCCTATGCCCACCCCGCGAGCCCGTCACCGATCTCGGCCCTGATGTCCGGCGTGATGCTCAAAATAGCCGTGTACGGGCTCATCCGGTTCCTCCTGTATGTCTTCACCCCGGATCTCTGGTGGGGGCTCCTCATCCTTGCGGCCGGGACCGCATCCGCCGTGCTGGGGATCATCTATGCACTCAAGGAACATGACATCAAGGCAATGCTTGCCTACAGCAGCATCGAGAATATCGGGATCATCTTCATCGGGATCGGTCTCTCGGTTGTCCTGACCTCGGTCAACCAGCCGCTCCTGGCAGAGATCAGCCTGCTTGGTGCCCTCTTCCACGCGCTCAACCATGCCCTCTTCAAGAGCCTGCTCTTCCTCACCTCCGGCTCGGTGGTCCATGCAACCCATACAAGGGATATCGAGCACATGGGCGGCCTCTCTCATGTCATGCCCTGGACCTCGGCTCTCTTCTTTGTCGGGGCAGCTGCAATGGCTGCCCTCCCGCCCCTGAACGGGTTTGCAAGCGAGATTTTAATCTACATCTCGTTCTTCTCTTCTGTCTCAACCGTGGATCCTCCCCTGCTCAATCCCCTGCTCAAGGTTGTCATGTTCATCTGCCTCTCCCTGTTCGCTCTCACGAGCGCACTCTCGGCCGCCTGTTCGGTCAAGGCGTTTGGATCGATCTTCCTTGCCATGCCCCGGTCGGAAGAGAGCAGGAAGGCCCGCGAAGTCCCTGCCCTCATGCTGATCGGGCCTGCCATCCTTGCCGCTGCCTGTATCTTCCTTGGCCTCTTTGCCCTGCAGCTCTTCGGGCTCGTGGGCCTCCCTGTACCGGAGCCGGATATGCTCATCATAGGTCTCCTCCTCATCGTGATGACGGGACTTACGTATCTCGTCCTCCATGTTACTGCATCGCGGGAAGTCCGGGTCAGCGAGACCTGGGGATGCGGGACGCTCTCCCAGCAGCCCTCCACGGAGTACAGCGGCCACGGCTTCTCGGAACCCATCGATATCATCTTCTCGGCCATCTACCGGACACGACTGAAGAACGAGCGCACGTTCTTTGATGAGAAGAACACGATATTCCGGGAGGGGACGGCAGAGATCCGGCTCCTGAAAGTTTTCGAGGAGTACCTGTACCTCCCGGTATCCCGCGCATCGATGCGGGCTGCAACTGCGATATCCCGGTTCCAGAACGGGTGTCTTGACACCTACCTGCTCTATGTCTTCTTTGCGGTGATCGCCATCATCGTCTACCTGGGGTGGTTTGCATGA
- a CDS encoding NADH-quinone oxidoreductase subunit H, whose protein sequence is MNGMFILYLVLNTLVVVAVAPLFVSLVKKVKARTQGRSGPCVFQTYYTLAKLLKKEVIYSPNSSRIMRVTPVVNIAALLVAALFVPLVFVPEPVGGIGNIILFLYLLAFAKFFMALAGLDAGSSFGGMGSSREMSISAIIEPTTIIVFAALVFVFKSLNIFDMFSISAAAGTVNTPVLILLGISLFIILIVETSRIPVDNPETHLELTMIHEGMLLDQSGRNLALMELSSAVKLTLLMALLINLIVPFGLMTTFTLAGLVMAAALFVVKGSILAGIIGLFESSMAKMRFFRLPSLFAMAFFFSTLIIIIEVFA, encoded by the coding sequence ATGAACGGGATGTTTATCCTCTACCTTGTATTGAACACGCTCGTTGTCGTTGCCGTTGCCCCGCTCTTTGTGAGCCTGGTAAAGAAAGTGAAAGCCCGCACGCAGGGAAGAAGCGGCCCCTGTGTATTCCAGACATATTACACCCTCGCAAAACTCTTAAAAAAAGAGGTCATCTACTCACCCAACTCTTCAAGGATCATGCGGGTAACACCGGTCGTCAACATCGCCGCGCTCCTTGTGGCTGCCCTCTTTGTCCCGCTCGTGTTCGTACCGGAACCGGTCGGGGGTATCGGGAACATCATCCTCTTCCTCTACCTGCTTGCTTTTGCCAAATTTTTCATGGCTCTTGCCGGCCTTGACGCCGGCAGTTCCTTTGGAGGGATGGGCAGTTCCCGCGAGATGAGTATCTCCGCCATCATCGAACCGACAACAATTATTGTCTTTGCTGCACTGGTTTTCGTCTTCAAGTCCCTCAACATCTTCGACATGTTCTCCATCTCCGCAGCTGCCGGTACTGTCAATACCCCGGTCCTCATCCTCCTCGGGATCTCGCTTTTCATCATCCTTATCGTCGAGACCTCCCGCATCCCGGTCGACAACCCGGAGACCCATCTCGAACTGACCATGATCCACGAGGGGATGCTCCTCGATCAGTCCGGCAGGAACCTCGCCCTCATGGAACTCTCGTCGGCAGTCAAACTGACGCTCCTGATGGCCCTCCTCATCAACCTGATTGTGCCGTTCGGGCTCATGACAACGTTCACCCTTGCCGGCCTTGTGATGGCAGCGGCCCTCTTTGTCGTCAAGGGCAGCATCCTTGCAGGGATAATCGGGCTCTTTGAATCCTCGATGGCAAAGATGCGGTTCTTCCGGCTCCCGAGCCTCTTTGCCATGGCGTTCTTCTTCTCGACCCTGATCATCATCATCGAGGTGTTCGCATGA
- a CDS encoding hydrogenase subunit, with the protein MIDTELAHTIIKILLVMVIITAAYIISTRNLLSLVSVYAIQSLTLVLIALVLYMREEIPVLLAIAVITFASKVIIIPYFIATIQEKVRIRRDIEFHFLSPTTSLIISMALMLVIYMALGNILGGTEAGKSFLFFGAVLGISLMLMGMMVTFSRKRAITKVLGYLTMENGVLLFGLFVTELPFIIEFLIIIDLIIVVLLTTILTVGIDSTLEDYHKRLHRFHLWEEEERS; encoded by the coding sequence ATGATCGATACCGAGCTTGCCCATACCATCATCAAGATCCTGCTCGTCATGGTGATCATCACCGCGGCCTATATCATCTCTACCCGGAATCTCCTCTCGCTCGTCTCCGTGTACGCCATCCAGTCCCTGACTCTCGTCCTCATCGCTCTTGTCCTCTATATGCGTGAGGAGATCCCCGTACTGCTTGCCATTGCCGTGATCACCTTTGCAAGCAAGGTTATCATCATCCCCTACTTCATCGCAACCATCCAGGAGAAGGTCAGGATCCGGCGGGATATCGAATTCCATTTCCTCAGCCCTACCACCTCCCTTATCATCTCGATGGCACTGATGCTCGTCATATACATGGCGCTCGGGAATATCCTTGGGGGAACCGAGGCCGGGAAGAGTTTCCTCTTCTTCGGGGCAGTCCTTGGCATTTCGCTGATGCTCATGGGCATGATGGTGACGTTCTCCCGGAAACGGGCGATCACCAAGGTGCTTGGCTACCTCACGATGGAGAACGGGGTCCTGCTCTTCGGGTTGTTTGTCACCGAGCTGCCCTTCATCATCGAGTTCCTGATCATCATCGACCTGATCATCGTCGTGCTGCTGACCACGATCCTCACGGTCGGGATCGACTCCACGCTCGAGGATTACCACAAGAGGCTCCACCGCTTCCATCTCTGGGAAGAGGAGGAGAGATCATGA